A segment of the Triticum urartu cultivar G1812 chromosome 1, Tu2.1, whole genome shotgun sequence genome:
GCCCATCGCCCACTCGCCCCACACGCGCcactcccgcgccgccgccgaccgcctcgccgccgcgtccgccgccgccgccgcctccgcgcgCGACATGCCCCTCCGCCCCAGGGCCCTCCCCGGCTTCGGCTGCTTCGCGGACGCGCGGGTCGGGGGCGCCATGGGCTGGGTTGGTTCGCCCGCCTGGTGCTGGTGGTGGAGTCGCCGCCGGTGCTGGCCGCCGCGCGATGGAAGGTGGGGCGGGGTGGGGACTGGAGTAAAACCCTACCTGATATGGCCGTGCGAATGGGCCGTTGTTGGGCTGCTCACAGGGACGGGCTGCCTTCCGGGCACGTACGTGGGCTGCTGTATACTTTTTGCGCTCCTGCAAAAagtgtttgaagttactaaaaaaatgcAAAAAGTGTTTGAAGAATTTGAGTATACCCACCCAGTGTTTGATTTTTACAACATCAATCAAGTGGAGGTGATTAATTTTGGGGAGGCAGTCATAAGATGCTCGAGAAAATGGCGGAGAGAGAGGAAGAGGTTTTCATAAATAAAAAAATCACCATCATCTTGTTCCTCGCCAAGGTGTTGTATAATGGCATCCTTGACCGACCTCTTAGTATCGCTTCTCTTGATTGCAGAGGCAACCATTGCGATATTTTTGCATCTGAAATTATTGACACACTTTTAAAAAGAATATAGAATTAATGGCACAATATGTTGAAAGTTATTTAGAAAGATTATACAAACCGAGTGTATGGATCTAACAAATTTGCAAATACTAATGCATACTAGCCCGATATGCACATTAATTGTTTCTAGAATTCATCTCAGCACGCACATTAATAGCGCGcgtgcgcgcgcgcacacacacacacattttgcAAATACGCCACATTAATATCTGGAGATTTCTTCTCACTATGAGGCTGGTTGTAATGgagagtatcatatactagtatcatgcatatgatactagtgtatgatctacctccctaatgcatagtattatatattagtatcatgtagtactatatttattgtcatgcatgatATAAACTAGCATatcatttattatgatacggtatcatgatatgatactgcaccttctctttcttcatttaatgctatgccacctcatcaaaattgcctagttgacATGTATGATACTAGTTACGATActaccattacgaccagcctGAGCATCAAAGAAACCAAAATGCATATATTGTTTCATGTAATTAATCTTAAAACAAGATATGGCAAGATCACATATCTCATTTATTTGTTAGAAAAAATATCATGACATACCATTGGTGGGATGTGTATAAATTGAGAGCACCGAGTGTCTAAAAGAAtcaccatcatcttcttcctcgacTAGGTATTGTACAATGGCATCATTAGCCAACATCTTAGTATCACTTCTCTTGATTGCAATCTTCTTTCCTACACCCATACTATGCTATCTTAAACAAGCTCCTGTAAGGGTACAACAGGGTGCTACCGATACCTCTGCCTACCACACTTACATCGTGCTCGTTGAGCCACCACCCTTTAATGCCGATGAAGACATGTACTACCATTGGTATGAGTCTTTTTTGCCCAGTTCGCGTGATGGCGACTCGGGCAAGGCACGTCTTGTGCACTCTTACACCAAGGTGTTTAGCGGCTTCGCCACAATGCTCACTGATGGGGAGCTTGATGCAGTTGCCAAGAAACCGGGGTTCGTGCGGGCATTCAAGGAGAAAACACGGTACCTCATGACCACACACACACCAAAGTTCCTTGGGTTGAGGAACGGCACCGGGTTTTGGAGGGACGCTAGCTACGGAAAGGGGGTCATTATTGGGTTGCTTGATACTGGCATCTATGCGAAGCACTCTTCATTCGGTGATCACGGCATTCCGTCACCCCCGGCAAGGTGGAAGGGTTCGTGCAAGGCGACCCGATGCAACAACAAGCTCATCGGTGCCAAGTCATTCGTTAAACACGAAGACACTAACGATGAAGATGGGCATGGCACACACACCTCATCCACGGcggccggtaacttcatcatcgaTGCCTCATATCATGGCATGGCAGCGGGCACCGCATCTGGGATTGCTCCCGGTGCCCATATCGCCATGTACACGGTGTGCAATATTGTGGGATGTTATGATTCCGACATATTAGCTGGCCTCGACGCAGCAATCAAGGATGGGGTGGACGTGCTCTCAATCTCCATTGGACTCGATGTCAAGTTCGATAAGGACCCCATCACCATCGGCTTATTCAGTGCCATGTCAAAGGGTATTGTTGTGGTTTGCAGTGGTGGTAATGAAGGACCCGAGCCACATTCAATTAAAAACGATGCACCATGGTTGCTCACAGTTGCTGCCGGCTCGGTGGATCGAAGTTTTGATGTTGGCGTCAATCTCGGCAAGGGCATGAGCCTTCACGGTGAAGCGCTTAACCAGGTGGCAAAGCCGATGTCAAAGATGTATCCGCTCCTCTACTCCGAGGCAGAGCGGGACTGTAACTACGTACATGGTTAACCATGTTGTCGCCCAGAAGATCGTGGTTTGTGACTCAGAGGCTCCTTGGCTTGTCGATTCCATACTGCAAGACGGCGCGGCCGGTGTAGTGCTAGTCAACAAGGCATCCGATGGATACACGGTTTCTCTTGATGATGACAACTCCGGTGTGGTGCAAATGAGCGCGCGCGACGGCGCCGTCCTCAGAGCTTACGCGGCATCGTCAAGCAGATGGGCACGCGCTGGCTTCTCGTACCACAAGACATTCCTTGGTTATCGTCCGGCCCCTGTAGTGGCATCGTTCTCTTCTCGAGGTCCAAGCAAGCATTTCCCCGGCGTGCTCAAACCGGACATATTGGCGCCGGGGCTGAACATCCTCGCTGCATGTCCATGGACGGAGTCCAAAATAGGCCCTTTCAACATATTATCCGGCACATCGATGGCAGCGCCACACATCAGTGGTGTTGCAGCGCTTATCAAGAGCTTGCATCCTCATTGGTCCCCGGCAGCCGTCAAGTCGGCCATGATGACGACTGCGTACGTTGTTAATAGCACTGGTGGCTCGGTCCTGGACGAGAAGCACGGGAAAGCGGACGCGTACGCGATGGGTGCAGGCCATGTGAATCCAACAAGAGCCGCTGACCCTGGCTTGGTGTATGACCTGGGTGTCACCGACTATGCTGGCTACATCTGCTGGCTCCTCGGTGATAGAGGCCTGACGACCATCGTGCGTAACAAGAGCTTGACCTGCGCAAAGCTACCCAAGGTCAGAGATGTTGAGCTCAACTACCCAACTATAACCGTGCCATTGAAGCCGAGTGCCTTCATGGTGAATCGGACGGTGACGAACGTCGGGCCGTCATCATCGACATACATTGCGAAGTTGGACATGCCCAAGTCACTCACAGTACGCGTCACCCCGGACAAGCTGGTGTTCTCGAAGGCCGGGGAGAAGAAGACATTCAGCGTGGAGGTGAGTGGCAAGGGCGTTCATGGACAAAAACATGTGGAGGGAAGCTTGAGTTGGGTGTCCACGCGACATGTTGTGAGGAGCGTAATCATCGCTGTTCCTAATCTTCCCGAATCTCCACCGTCTCAAGAGAGTTTTTAGGTGTGTTATGGAAATGGCTGGAAGTGAATGCTTTAAGTGTCATTCTTTTTATATACCGATAAATTATAAGTTTCTTATAAAATGTTAAATCGATCAACTTCCTGCGCATTTACATTAATACTACCATTTATAGTATATTATCATCCCGTCGTCACTACATACATAACATGCAGGTTCGGATGTAGTAACATTTTACAAATACAATTGCAAGCCAAGTGATGTCCAACTTTAGGTCACCGGATTATGTTAGAACTTAGCAGAGCCGTTTTTATCTTTGGGGAAATAGTTTGAAATTTTATCAATTGCGTTGTAATAGTATAATCAGGAAACATAAAATATAGTAGTTCAGGGCAGTACAACCGGACCATACACCGGGTTCTCAACTGTCTGATGATTATGATATATATCCCGCTAATTGATAGTCTCTATTTTAGTTTTGCTTTCTGCCCGTACGGGCACAGGAACCTTCCGCTGATCAAAAAGTCACATCCAATGGAACTGCGAGCTGCTGGGGTCGCCCTAAGCCAACCACAGACGTACTCGGTGAGACATATTTTTGTTGCTATATGGCACCGTAAGTAGTAAAGTGGTGTTAGGATGAAGTATAGTTCAGAGCGTATTTTTATATATCCGATCCACATCTCACATTTCTCCTAATCTCCTCGCTGCCGCCTGATCGCCGTTAGGCAAAGGctggcggtggatgacggcggcggcggggccttTCCCGTCATGGCTCTAGGGCGCGGCCACGTCAGATTCTCGTGCGGATGCCCCGGTCTTCCCTCGCGCGTTTGGTCCCCACCACAGTCCACAACGGCGAATTGATCTGGCGGGGGTGGTTCGACCCGGTACGCGGCTCGGTGCTCCTTCAACCGCGGCCAGTAACCTTCCTCGTGGCGGGTGGCGGCGTTGGTGACGTGTCGCGATGGGCTGGGATGGCATCTCCCCCATCCCTGCATATGGAGGTCTTGGCTATGGAGGTGTTGTTGCGTCATGTTTGTCTGGGCCGGGTCCGTCCTAATCTGACCCGCCggtggctgccggcggcgaggATGCGGAGGCGCGACTACCGTTGAAAACTGAGCCGACCTTGGTCATGGCAGACGATGGCATCGTCTTTGCGTTGGTACCCTGATGAAGGCATCATCTTGTAGTTCTCGTCTCCTCGCTCGGGCTACTCTAGGGGAAACCCaagatctggagtttctggatcCGACGATGGCGGCGCGCAACGTCGTTCTTCCTCCCGGGGCATCGTCTTGGAGTAAGCGCTTGTGGGGTCAGAAGGTGGAGTGGTGTGGCACTTACCGCAGCAACAATGGCGGGTCTCGGCGGCGTGGCGCGGCGGGGTCTCGACGTCAGATGCGCGATGATGGACGTGCGCAAGGAGGTAGTGTTGTCTGACACCGTGGCGGCGTCGACAGCAGTACGGCCCCGCAAGATGAATGTGTTGGTCGCTCCTGAAGATGGGGCCGCGGAAGATGGTGGCGGCAGATCCAGAGCGTGCGCATGCGGTGCGTGCTGCTGGTCGGCAAGATTGGGAGGTGCTCTTGGCCCGATGCGGGGCAGCTGCGTGAGACCACCAGATTAGATAGTGCATGTTTATGCGGTTCGAACATGAATATTGAAATTATCAATTTTAACTTTTTAAGGTAGCATGCCATCCGTGCGGAAGCATTAGGGATTGACCCCCTAATGACGAGATGGCGCACCTATGATGTTGACCTGGGTCGGTGGACAGGACGATGGAGCGCCAGGGGAGATAGAATCGTGACCGTGAAGCAAAATTGGTGATGGTGAGATTGAAAAGAATCGACAGCAATGCCCAGGTCCGGCGATGGTCTCCTACCATACTACAGATAAAAAAGTGTTTGACTTTTTGAAAAGAATTGAAATGTCTATATTTAGAATGGGTGTGGCTAGGTCTCAGTAGACCGAGACTTGGATCTCAGTCAAGCGCATAACATGTAAGagaaaaaaatctaaaaaaattgCATGATCTTAAATAAGATCTCACGGATATAATATCGACTGAGGCTTATTGAAGTCCCAGTTGACCGGGACTTAGCAAGGCTGATTTAGAATACTACTCTCATATGGCGCACGCCCATAACGTTGCAGCATTCCGTGCACCGGACCGCACCGCCCAGCCCACGGTACGAGAACTCTTTTCTTTGGCACGAAGGAATCGGTGCAGAAGGCGTGCGCGCACGACTGAAAGACGTAGATAAGATATGATCGAGCGGATCACGGGACAGACACCGATGGAGCATAGAGCGCCGCCCACCACCACGTACGTACGTGCTCCTACGAACTACTCCGGCTTCCATCCATCGACCCTGGCTAGACCTACGTACTCCTACGAACTACTCCGGTGCCACGCCGGACGCACGTCGTCGCCTCCGCCGGCCTCCGTGCACGTCGCGCTCGTCTTATCGCGGCGGCCGCACATATGTACAGCCGCACGCCTCAGTTCATACGCACCGACGGTCCTACCTCATTATGAGCACGTGCCACCAATGAGGCCACCGACGACTCCACTGGTGGCTTCACCTCCACGCACACATATGTACTCCCCCTGCTTTAAAATAGTTGAGCCAACTTTGTTCTAAAATTAGTACCTACTTGACGGCCAGCGGTGTGGTCGTGTGCGCATTTGTCACGGGCGGGCGTGCGTGCGTGCGTCCGGAGACTTGGACCGCTGACAGAGAGGGGGCAGCGGGCCGGCTGGAATCGATGGCCATGCGTAGCGTGGCACACACGGCTCGATCGCAATGGTGCTAACCAAAGCATGAAATGTTCAAAAAAAACCGAAACATTTGGAAACTTTTTTTGTTGTTGAGGAAACTAGTTTTTTTTGCGGCAATTTTTTTTTTGTTGTTGAAAAAATACAGGACCATCCCGGACTAGTCCTTGGAGGTGTATTTTTATAGAAGAAAATCTCTAAGCACTCAGGTCACCTCCGGACTCGAATTCGGGTGGGCTTGCTCGCACCGAGCGAGCCAAGCCAACAGGATGACACCCCACTCTCTTTTTTGTTGTTGAGGAAACTAGATTTTGCCTTTGCGACAAGTTCGAGTTTGATATGATATAGAGATAAATGCACCAGTGGTGTTTTAGCTTGCCACGCATGTTCACTTTGAGGAGTACTCGGAGCCAAGTTTTGCACCAGTTTTTTCTTTTGATATTCCGCAACCAAGAGAAACTCTAACTGATCCACTAAAACTTAAAAACTTAAGAGTAGTATACGAGCCGAGTATCCTTTAAAGAAAGTACTTTTGCTTCTCTAAAAAATAGCTGTTTCTAACTGATTTGGCCTATACATTTCGTCAAACACTTACTATGCACCGAGCAGCGACCACACCGGTAACAACAGAGAACACGTCGGACATGCCTGTCGCAGTGGGTCACGTGCGCTGTCACCGCCATTGGTGTTGTCGATCACCGTCGGGGCGACCACCCACACAAACGCCGCGCCCGTTCTAATGACCCACACGTTGCCCGTCCCGGCAACAAATTACACGCCCGCCCATCGTTACCTCCCCTACATCATCATTGTCACGCCGCTTGATGTCCTCCTCGTCCATGCCGCTCCATGCGATATGTGATTCCTTGGATGCCCCAAGGCAAGAAGCATGATGGCGACGATTGGCGTCGGCGGATAATGCCTATACAGCAACAACAGCAAGGGCCGTAGTTGCGGCCAAGAAGCAGCAAGAGGCCGCTCTGCATTGCTACTACTACAAGCCCACCTTGGCCGCGAGCCACCCTACTCCAGAGAAGATGGCGAGGAAAAAGAAGCCGACGACCGCCACTGCATTAGGCCGGCATCCCCGACATGCGGTTCTCCAGCTTGCTCAACTTCATCTTTGCTAGAAAGCGGCCTTTGGCTCCGCGGACGACCCTGACGGATCAAGAGCCCATGTGCTCCACAGTGTCGTTGCACGCGCGGTCCTGCCTGTCCAAGACATCGCACCATCTGGGTCGCGGCGCAAGTCAGAGTCGAAGTACTCGGACCGTGAATTCCGATGGGGGAGGTGGAAGATAAATTGCTCCGGCCGTGGACCGCCCACTCGTCGCCCAAACACAAAAGGTTGCCGCCAAGGTCGCCAGCGATGTTGCCACCGAGGCCCAAAGCAACCTGGGGGCTTCACGCGCGTCGCCAGGCGGCCACGAGGGGGCCTTCACACGAAAAAAAATCTTACTTCAGCTAGACACGGTTGAGTACATTTACTCCTTGGTGAGGCTATGGAGTAAATTTTTTCCTCCTCTCTAACCTTTATAAGGGATCGGTTAGGTTTCGGTTAGAGAACAAAAAGTAAAATTTTACTCTTCTAAATCTTTTTAGAGAATTGGTTCGAGTTACTCCAAGAGCAGCAAAGTGAAACACAACAAGTTCAAGCACCGCCGATGCATTTACGCCTATATCATATACATATAAGATCCTCGAAGAAAAAACAAATTGCCAACCAACCCCAACGCGGCAACGCCTACCAACCCCATCAACGTGTACGCACAGGGAGTGTACTCGTGTACAGCCCGGAAAGCATTCACATTTCGCATGGAAAATGAATAAAACGCGCAGCTGGAGACGCGTGTACACATGATAATATCTCGAGGCAGGATGGGGATCGATCATCCTCCCTCCCTATGCTCATCAACGGTTAGGCTAATTCAAGCACGTACTACCAGCTACGAGAAGTATACTTTAATACCACGCGCGTGCAAGCACACAAGTTTCGTCCCAAAGGTGAAGGTCATAGTCGTATCTTGCTTGCTTGCACCTCCCCAAAGGGGCAAAGACGGCTACTGCGCCTCAGTTCAACGCCCGCCGGCCTTTCCCTTCGTCTCCCATTCAACGCTTGGCCTCCATCTCACCAGCTCCCAAACCTCGCGTGCACCACTCCATGTCCGGATCAGCAGCAGCAGGCGGAGAAGACCACGGCGCCGGTCAGCTCTACGGCAACCATCGGCATGCCGCCGACGGCGGCGACGTACTGGGGAACAACGTCTTCTTCCAGAGTCATTCGGCGTGTGCCGGTGGGGACGATGGTGGTGTCATCCCGTCGACCTACTCCAGCATCACCGACTACCTGCAGGGGCTCCTCGACCCCGCGGAGCTCGCCAGGCACCTGGACGCGCCTCCGTACTTCCCGGCGCCGGGAGATGTGATCGGCGAGGCAGCGACTCCAGTCACGCCCAACTCGTCGACGTCCGGCGAGGCGACGGGGGCCGAGTCCCACGGGTGCAAGAGAGGCAGTCCATCGCCGGAGGAGGGGGACGAGGATGGATCGGCCGATCATGGCAGCTGCAGGTACGTGAGCCATTTTATCAGGATGGATTCGATCTCGATGCATCCGTGTGCTAATTAAATCCAGCTCGATGTTGCTGGATTTCTTGTCCGTCGATCGACCATTAATTATATGCGTGCATATGCTTTGTCGATTAGAGGGAACAAGTGTAGGTCCATCCACTGGTAGTATGTGTTCTTCCCATCAACGCAAAAACAAAAAAGTATGTGTTCTTCCCAGATCGATATCGGTCTACAAGACTACAACTCTCCATTGATACTCTCCGCCGCTCTAAACCAAGGTTTTGGCTACCAAGTACCAAGTTGCACTTTTTATCTGGTGGGTCACCGAGAAACTCGGATACCACGGTTACCGCAAAATTCTAAGTAAATTTCAAGCGATTTTTTTTTGATGAATTTTGAATCCGAACAAATTTCGTCCATTTTTTTGCATGGGAAGTTGATTTCTTGTAGGGTACTGGGAAACGCGAATACCGGGTGGTACCCAAAACCCTGCTCTGAACGTGAAGATCATGCTGCACATGGCATCATCGCGTGAGGTGAGATGTGAACAATGGGATTTAGGGTTCGCCATCCGTCAACTTCCCACCTACCTGCCATTCCAAACAAACAAAACTTATCCTATCAGTTCCCTGGGTAGCAAAGGAAGAACCGGCCGCTCAATGCATATCAACTTGCAATGATTGAGCAACACGGCATTTGATAGCTATATCCAGGCAACCCTCTTGTTTAGTTCCATGTTGTTCTTTTTTTTGGCTAAAGTTGTTAGCTCTTCTTAAGTGAGACTCTGAATAATGGTGGACGATCGATGGGTGTTGCTGTCGCTGATTGTTATCACCTAGCTTATGATTTTCCTCGCACTATCTTTGATCATCATAACAGAGAAGGAAAATTTGTAGTGCATGAGCTAGCTCAGATGGAGAGCTCCTGCTTGTGCTTGGATGGCGGATGAGCATCCAGTTCTTGTCCTTTTTTTTTTTGCAACTGGGCATCCCGTTTTCATTAATTGCTTAACCGAAATACAAAGTTCGCCAGAGACTTGCAAGCAAGACAAGGATGAGGGAAATAGAGGGAAGCGAGTTGATGCATTACAAGGAAACCCGCCACGAGTGCCCAATATCGAAACACTCGTTACGGGACAAAAACCAGGCAACAGAAAGTACTATAACAAAACGCCCAATCGTGAAAAGTTAAATCAGCAGCAGATGACATTATCCAAGTCTTTTTTTGTGCGGGTGACATTATCCAAGTCTTGACATGAAGATCAACGCTAACCAAGGGATCACATAACCCACACCCAAAATAGTGCGACAGGGAGAAAGGAAAGATCAACCACCAGCGATGTGTCCCACACCCAGTTCAGCAGCTGCTGGCTTCATATGCCGAGCGAGCATCCCAACCTCGTTCAGCAGCACTCGGACCCCTCCTTGGAACACCTCCTCATGAAAGAACAAACTATGAAATAGCCTCCATAGGAGATTGCACAACTCCAGCTCTTGTCCCCCGCTTGCTTAATGATGCAATAATTAATACTTTTTTTGCGAGGATGCAATAATCATTACTGACCAATAAAAAGAGAGGATTTTATGTCAGAAATGAAGTCCTACT
Coding sequences within it:
- the LOC125539899 gene encoding mitochondrial import receptor subunit TOM7-1-like; translated protein: MAPPTRASAKQPKPGRALGRRGMSRAEAAAAADAAARRSAAAREWRVWGEWAMGAAKVVAHYGFIPLVIAVGVIKSDPKPSLFQLLAPF